DNA from Oceanispirochaeta sp.:
CAAACGCCTGGAACGAAGAAGTCTGCAGGCCTCATCCATGCGTCGTTGAATAATATATTGCCCGGGAGAGACACCCATCTTCTTTGCAAAAGTTTTGCGAAAGGACTCATATCCCCATCCATTGCTGCGGCAGTATTCCCTTAAATCCACACGCTGATCCAGCATGTAGATAAAATCCTGACAACTTTTCTCTATCCGGTTCCAAAGTGAATCGTCTCCTTCTCTGGCCCGTTCAAGCAAGGTGGCACAAAATTGAAGAATTTCCATGCTTGTGTGGGGAAGATCCCTCTCTGGTGCTGCCTTAAGAGAGACCATCATCCTGAAAAAATCCTCTTCTATGGCACTGCCGGGGGGAATCCAGGAAACCGGTTCACCTGGAATGACAACGCGGATGGAAACAAGGGCCTGATAGATGTCATCCCCCAGATCCAGGAAGCACTCCAGCCAGTCGCTTTCAGGATCAAGGATGGTGGAGTGAGAGATTCCCGGAATCCTCTGAAAAAGGCTTCCCGCCTCAAGAGGTATTTTCTGTCCCGCCTCCTGCCCTTCTTCAATAATGTAATCACCCCGCCCCCGGATAACATAGACCAGGGCATAGGTGGAAAACCGGGAATTCAGCTGGTCTGCGGTGACTCCCTTCTTGTGCATAAAACCACATCCGATACGCTGTCTCCGCATTGGTTCTCCCAGAGAGCGGAAGATAAGCTGTTCCTGAATGTTTTCAATTCCTGGAAATACCATATTACACATTATATATACCAAAACTACCATTTTGTCCTGTTCTGAGCTATGATAAACCAGTAATAGAATAGAAATATTTTGTTTATCCCGAGTCATTCAAACACCATCAGGATCTATATAAGGAGTCATTTATGTCTTTTTCACCCCTGGCAATACACAAACCCTGGATTCAGCCCGAGCTGACATCTATAGGTACCATATCTCCCAGAGCGACCCTGTTTCCCTTTCCTGATGCCCTGAGCGCCCTGTCAGGAAAACCTGAAGAATCCCCCTGGTTTAAGAAGCTGAATGGTGAATGGGATTTCCTGCTGAAATCACGCCCTGAAGACCTGGTCCCCCAGGATATTATGGTCCTACCCGAAGGAAGCAGGAAGATCAGGGTTCCCGCCAACTGGACAATGGAAGATACAGGAGATTCTCCCTGGTACACCAATGTGCAGATGCCCTTCACCATAAAACCGCCTCATGTACCCGAAAAAAACCCCACGGGAATCTACCACCGGAGTTTTGAACTGCCCGATGGATGGGCGATGAGGCGGACAATCATCCATTTTGATGGTGTTGAAAGTGCGTTCTTCCTCTATATCAATGGCAGAGAAGTAGGTTTCAGCAAAGATTCCAGAACACCTGCAGCATTCGACATCAGCGCCTATGTAAAAGAAGGCATTAACAGCCTCTGTGCTGTGGTCATCCGCTGGTCTGATGGGAGCTTTATGGAGGATCAGGATCATTGGTGGATGGCCGGTATCTACAGAGATGTCTATCTTTATTCAACAGATACTTTTCGAATTGCCGATCTATTTGTCAAAGCCGAACCAATGGAATCAGGACGGGGTAAAATGGAGATTACTGTTCAGACAGAGTCCCTCCTGGAAACTGACAGACCTTACAAATTGTCGGCCGCCCTCTATACAGGTGATGGAAATAAAATACTCGACTGCCCCGATCTGGGAACTACCAGATTCAGGGATGTCAGACTCACAGATCCGGATAAAGAGGGAGGCCGTGAAATCAGGAGAACCCTGGAACTGGAGGGTATAGAGCTCTGGTCTTCCGAACACCCCCATCTGTATACACTGACGGTGACACTCCAAAATCCTGAAGGAACTGCGATAGAATCGGTCAGTTGCCGCACCGGTTTCCGTAAAGTGGAAATAAAAAACAGAGAGCTTCTGATCAACGGCAAAGCCGTCATGATCAAGGGTGTAAACCGTCACGAACATGAACCCGATACGGGCAAGACAGTCAGCAGGGAGGGAATGATCAAGGATATTGAACTGCTGAAACAGTTCAACTTCAATGCCGTCAGAACCTCCCATTACCCCAACACTCCCGAATGGTACGACCTTTGTGATGAATACGGAATCTACCTGGTGGACGAAGCTAATATTGAAACTCATGACTATTATGACCAGATCTGTCGTGACCCGCGCTTTTCTGCCGCCTTTCTGAACAGAGTCCAGAGGATGGTGCACAGAGACAAGAATCATCCCTCCATCATCATGTGGTCCCTGGGAAATGAATCGGGTTATGGTCCCAATCATGACGCCTGTGCCGGCTGGATACGCCGTTTTGACACCACACGGGTACTCCACTATGAGGGCGCGGTCCATCCCGAATGGGGCCAGGGTCATGCGGTGCATCAAGCCGGTTGGGGAGCGTTTGCCACAGATATATTCTGTCCCATGTATGAGACGGTGGAAGAGATGGTTCATTTTGCCACAGAAGTGGAGGATCACCGTCCCTACATCGCCTGCGAATACTCCCATGCCATGGGCAACAGCAACGGCAGCCTCAAGGACTACTGGGAGGCCTTTGAAAATACCCGGGGACTCCAGGGTGGATTTATCTGGGACTGGGTGGACCAGGGACTGACTAAAAGAACCGAGGATGGCCGGGAGTACTGGGCCTACGGCGGTGATTATAACGAAGGGGTACATGATTCTGATTTTTGCATCAACGGCCTGATCTGGCCTGATCGAACACCCCATCCGGCCCTCTGGGAGTGCAAATACCTGAAACAGCCCATCAAGATTTCACTGGAAGAGGACAAGGGGCATCCGACATCCTTAAGAATTCGAAACAAGCAGGATTTTACCACTCTGGAATGGCTCTCAGGGGAGTGGGAACTCCTTGTGAATGGCCGGTCCATCCTGTCAGGTTCACTGCCTCTCCCCCCACTGGAAGCAGGAGAAGAATCACTGATCCCCCTCCCCTGTGCTCTGCCTTCACCGGAAAAAGGGAGTGAATACTTCCTGAACATCCGGATCTCCGTCAGGAAAGAGCAAAGCTGGTGTCCGGCAGGACATATATTAGCCATGGAACAACTCCCATTGGCAGGAAGCTTTATCCCCAGACTCCCCGATAAAGGTGATCCGGAAGCACTGATCGGGGATGGTATCCTTGAAACGACAGGAATAAAAGCCGAGATAAAGGACAGAAGGCTCCTCCTCAAAGATGCAACCGGGATGCCCCTTCTTCAAGACGGGATTGAATTGAATCTCTGGAGGGCAGCGACTGACAATGACGGGATCAGGGAATGGTCGGGACAGGAAGACAAACCCCTGGGGCAATGGCTTAAATCCGGTCTGGACAGGCTGAAACTGGAGCATATAAAAACCAGGGAAGGAGATTTTCAGGGTCAAATGACATTGGAGATTCACAAAACCTACCAGGCTGCGGATCATTTGCCCCCCCTTGAGATGATTCAGTGGCTGATTCCACAGAAAGAGGGCGGAATATACATGAAAACAGAAATACGTATTCCACCAGAATTCCCCAGCCTGCCCCGGGTCGGCCTGATTATGTCCTTCCGGGCTGGATTTGAGCAGCTGAGCTGGTATGGCAGAGGCCCCCTGGAAAACTATTCAGACAGGGATGCCTCATCCTTTTTCGGCCGATATGATCAGAGTGTAACAGATCAGTTTGTTCCCTATATCCTTCCTCAAGAGTGCGGTAACCATAGTGCTACCAGGTGGATGAGCCTGAGTGATGGCAAACAGACACTGAGAGTGGAAGCCGACAGAGCCTTTGAATTTTCTGCACTTCATCACAGCCCCGGGGATCTCTATGCAGCCCGGCATGTGACGGATCTGCCCCGAAGAGAGGAAACCTGGCTGACTCTGGATCTGGCTCAAAGAGGACTGGGTACAGGTAGTTGCGGACCTCAGACACGGAAGGAATATGAGCTATCCCCCGGGGTCTATCAATTTGGATTTTATATCAGTATTTCTAAAATGTAATTCGTGTCCCCTCACTGACGGGCAGACCCGGTGAAACAGAGAAGGAAAGCCGGCCAGAGCCAGGCCGGGAGCCTGAGGTACAGATGGATCAGTGAGTTCCGGAGGTTTTCAATATGAGAGGATGGGGATCTTAATAAGGCTTCGCATATTCATTTAACCGTGTTATTCTACCATGATTGTCCTATAATATTGATATGAGTATGAAAAAGAAAAGACTGGAGAACCTGAAGTATTTCAAGGAAAAACATCCGGATGTATTTAAATCCTATGAAAAATTTGGAGAAACCCTTCATGAATCAGGAGGGCCTTTGGATGAGAAAACCAGATGGCTGGTCAAGATTGCCGTCTCCGCCTCCTCCCAGTATGAATATGCCCTTCAGACACATATTGAGAAAGCTCTGAAAGCGGGTTGTACTCCTGAAGAAATTGAACACACCATACTTCTCATAGCCCCCAGTGCCGGTTTTCCCAGGATGTTGTCGGCGTTGATGATCTTCAGAAAAACTGTGATATAAGACCGATTCAGAAGGAGAGGCGGCTTTCTGATCCAATCCTTAAATCCTCCGACTTAAATTGATTAATTGATCAATTAATAACTTTACAACTGAGAAAATCGGGACTATTCTGATTTTATGAATGTACTAATTGCTGATAAATTATCAGATTCTACCAAAAATGATCTGGAAGCCCTCGGGGCCAGTATTCGATTTGAGCCGGGCCTTACGGCAGAGGATCTACCGGCGGCCGTCGGGGATGCGGAAATACTGATTGTCCGGTCTACCAAGGTGACCAGAGAGACCATTGAGAAGGGAGAAAGCCTCTCCCTGATCATCCGCGCCGGAGCAGGGGTCAATACGATCGATCTGGAAGAAGCCTCTTCCAGAGGAATTCATGTGGCCAACTGTCCGGGAAAGAATTCGGATGCCGTAGCCGAACTGGCCATGGGTCTGATCATTGCCGCCGATAGAAGGATTGCAGACGCCACCATGGACCTCAGACAGGGTGTTTGGAATAAAAAGCTTTATGGGAATGCCTCAGGTTTAAAAGACAGAACTCTCTCGATCATAGGAATGGGATCCATCGGAAGGGGTACAGCCGACAGAGGCAAAGCCTTTGGGATGAAAGTGGCCGCCTGGTCCCGCAGCATGACCCCGGAAAAGGCGAAGGAATGGGGAGTGGATTACTGTTCTTCACCCGAAGAGGCGGCATCCAGGGCGGATGTTCTGTCTATTCACCTGGCCGCCGGTAAAGACACAACACATTCGATTGGCAAAAAGGTGTTTGACTCCCTGAAAGAGGGTGCCATATTTGTCAACACCTCCCGGGGAGAGGTTGTAGACACGCCAGCCCTGAA
Protein-coding regions in this window:
- a CDS encoding AraC family transcriptional regulator, whose translation is MRRQRIGCGFMHKKGVTADQLNSRFSTYALVYVIRGRGDYIIEEGQEAGQKIPLEAGSLFQRIPGISHSTILDPESDWLECFLDLGDDIYQALVSIRVVIPGEPVSWIPPGSAIEEDFFRMMVSLKAAPERDLPHTSMEILQFCATLLERAREGDDSLWNRIEKSCQDFIYMLDQRVDLREYCRSNGWGYESFRKTFAKKMGVSPGQYIIQRRMDEACRLLRSRRLSVKETAMTLGYKSQYEFSAQFRRTIGWSPRDYRGASLNQALDIL
- a CDS encoding glycoside hydrolase family 2 TIM barrel-domain containing protein; protein product: MSFSPLAIHKPWIQPELTSIGTISPRATLFPFPDALSALSGKPEESPWFKKLNGEWDFLLKSRPEDLVPQDIMVLPEGSRKIRVPANWTMEDTGDSPWYTNVQMPFTIKPPHVPEKNPTGIYHRSFELPDGWAMRRTIIHFDGVESAFFLYINGREVGFSKDSRTPAAFDISAYVKEGINSLCAVVIRWSDGSFMEDQDHWWMAGIYRDVYLYSTDTFRIADLFVKAEPMESGRGKMEITVQTESLLETDRPYKLSAALYTGDGNKILDCPDLGTTRFRDVRLTDPDKEGGREIRRTLELEGIELWSSEHPHLYTLTVTLQNPEGTAIESVSCRTGFRKVEIKNRELLINGKAVMIKGVNRHEHEPDTGKTVSREGMIKDIELLKQFNFNAVRTSHYPNTPEWYDLCDEYGIYLVDEANIETHDYYDQICRDPRFSAAFLNRVQRMVHRDKNHPSIIMWSLGNESGYGPNHDACAGWIRRFDTTRVLHYEGAVHPEWGQGHAVHQAGWGAFATDIFCPMYETVEEMVHFATEVEDHRPYIACEYSHAMGNSNGSLKDYWEAFENTRGLQGGFIWDWVDQGLTKRTEDGREYWAYGGDYNEGVHDSDFCINGLIWPDRTPHPALWECKYLKQPIKISLEEDKGHPTSLRIRNKQDFTTLEWLSGEWELLVNGRSILSGSLPLPPLEAGEESLIPLPCALPSPEKGSEYFLNIRISVRKEQSWCPAGHILAMEQLPLAGSFIPRLPDKGDPEALIGDGILETTGIKAEIKDRRLLLKDATGMPLLQDGIELNLWRAATDNDGIREWSGQEDKPLGQWLKSGLDRLKLEHIKTREGDFQGQMTLEIHKTYQAADHLPPLEMIQWLIPQKEGGIYMKTEIRIPPEFPSLPRVGLIMSFRAGFEQLSWYGRGPLENYSDRDASSFFGRYDQSVTDQFVPYILPQECGNHSATRWMSLSDGKQTLRVEADRAFEFSALHHSPGDLYAARHVTDLPRREETWLTLDLAQRGLGTGSCGPQTRKEYELSPGVYQFGFYISISKM
- a CDS encoding carboxymuconolactone decarboxylase family protein: MKKKRLENLKYFKEKHPDVFKSYEKFGETLHESGGPLDEKTRWLVKIAVSASSQYEYALQTHIEKALKAGCTPEEIEHTILLIAPSAGFPRMLSALMIFRKTVI
- a CDS encoding NAD(P)-dependent oxidoreductase gives rise to the protein MNVLIADKLSDSTKNDLEALGASIRFEPGLTAEDLPAAVGDAEILIVRSTKVTRETIEKGESLSLIIRAGAGVNTIDLEEASSRGIHVANCPGKNSDAVAELAMGLIIAADRRIADATMDLRQGVWNKKLYGNASGLKDRTLSIIGMGSIGRGTADRGKAFGMKVAAWSRSMTPEKAKEWGVDYCSSPEEAASRADVLSIHLAAGKDTTHSIGKKVFDSLKEGAIFVNTSRGEVVDTPALKEAIQSKGIKAALDVYENEPGATDKGFNDSELAALITGTHHIGASTDQASEAIASEVVRIVQAYRDSGKPLHQVNSQDKSLAHYNLVVRHYNRVGVLAAVLGVLRIASINIEEMENSIFSGSRAAVCTLKLDDKPSKEVMEKIRAIENLIQAVLK